The Betta splendens chromosome 7, fBetSpl5.4, whole genome shotgun sequence genome includes a window with the following:
- the LOC114858713 gene encoding trace amine-associated receptor 8a-like, protein METLEEAELCFPQLNTSCRKRPRSQTEALLIYTLMPCFSLITVVLNLLVIISISHFRQLHTPTNLLLLSLAVSDLLVGLLVVPSHILLIEPCWLLGDLACVLCSFLPVISVPATAGNMVLISVDRYVAVCDPLRYPTKLTQKTVKGLILLCWAFSVLYNLLFLCDNLRQLGRFNSCYGECVITVNGTVDLVIRFIIPISAIIILYVRVFVVAVSQARSMRSHVAAVKLQRSLTVTVQRSELKAARTLGVVVVVFLMCYCPYYGISLSGYNLMTSSSTNIVMFILVIFNSCLNPVIYTFVYPWFRKCIKLIFTLQILKSRSCYTKVLK, encoded by the exons atggagacactggaggaagctgaactGTGCTTTCCACAACTCAACACCTCATGCAGGAAGCGCCCACGCAGTCAAACCGAGGCCTTGCTCATCTATACACTGATGCCCTGCTTTTCTCTGAtcactgtggttctcaacctgctggtcatcatctccatctcccacttcag gcagctccacactcccaccaacctcctcctcctctctctggctgtctcagATTTACTCGTTGGTCTCCTTGTGGTGCCATCTCATATTCTTTTAATTGAACCCTGTTGGCTCCTGGGTGATCTGGCGTGTGTGCTGTGCTCTTTCCTACCTGTCATTAGTGTTCCAGCCACCGCAGGTAACATGGTTCTCATATCAGTGGACCGTTACGTGGCTGTCTGTGACCCTTTACGCTACCCCACCAAGCTCACTCAAAAGACAGTTAAGGGTCTAATTCTCCTTTGTTGGGCTTTCTCTGTTCTCTATAACCTTCTGTTTTTATGTGATAACCTGAGGCAATTAGGGAGGTTTAACTCCTGTTATGGAGAATGTGTGATTACTGTAAATGGAACTGTTGATCTAGTGATAAGGTTCATCATtcccatctcagccatcatcatcctgtatgtgagggtgtttgtggtggctgtgtctcaggctcgttccatgcgctcccacgttgcagctgttaaactgcagcgttcactgactgtgactgttcagaggtcagagctgaaagcagccaggactctgggtgtagttgttgttgtatttCTTATGTGTTACTGTCCATATTACGGCATCTCTTTGTCTGGCTATAACCTCATGACAAGTTCTTCAACAAACATTGTCATGTTTATTCTCGTGATATTTAACTCGTGTCTGAATCCTGTGATTTACACCTTTGTGTATccctggttcagaaaatgtATCAAACTTATTTTTACCCTTCAGATACTAAAGTCTCGTTCCTGTTACACCAAAGTACTGAAATAA
- the LOC114858711 gene encoding trace amine-associated receptor 7f-like — protein METLEEAELCFPQLNTSCRKRPRSQTEAIVIYTLMPCFSLITVVLNLLVIVSISHFRQLHTPTNLLLLSLAVSDFLVGLFVVPFEMILAEPCWLLGDLACVLCSFLPFISVPATAGNMVLISIDRYVAVCDPLRYPTKLTQKTVKGLILLCWVYSVLYNFLFLFDNLRQPGGFNSCYGQCVITVNGTVDLVIRFIIPISAIIILYVRVFVVAVSQARSMRSHVTAVKLQRSLTVTVQRSELKAARTLGVVVAVFLMCYCPYYGISLSGYSLKMGSSVNIVMFILVILNSSLNPVIYAFFYPWFRKSVKLIVTLQILKPLSFQAKVL, from the exons atggagacactggaggaagctgaactGTGCTTTCCACAGCTCAACACCTCATGCAGGAAGCGCCCACGCAGTCAGACTGAAGCCATTGTCATCTACACCCTGATGCCTTGCTTTTCTCTGAtcactgtggttctcaaccTGTTGGTCAttgtctccatctcccacttcag gcagctccacactcccaccaacctcctcctcctctctctggctgtctctgattttcttgtTGGTCTATTTGTGGTGCCGTTTGAGATGATTTTAGCTGAACCCTGTTGGCTCCTGGGTGACCTGGCATGTGTGCTGTGTTCTTTCTTACCTTTTATTAGTGTTCCTGCCACCGCAGGTAACATGGTTCTTATATCAATCGACCGTTACGTGGCCGTCTGTGACCCTTTACGTTACCCCACCAAACTGACTCAAAAGACAGTTAAAGGTCTAATTCTTCTGTGTTGGGTTTACTCTGTTCTCTATaactttctgtttttatttgataaCCTGAGGCAACCAGGTGGGTTTAACTCCTGCTATGGACAATGTGTGATTACTGTTAATGGAACTGTTGATCTAGTCATAAGGTTCATCAtccccatctcagccatcatcatcctgtatgtgagggtgtttgtggtggctgtgtctcaggctcgttccatgcgtTCCCACgttacagctgttaaactgcagcgttcactgactgtgactgttcagaggtcagagctaaaagcagccaggactctgggtgtggttgttgctgtgtttctcatGTGTTACTGTCCATATTATGGCATCTCGCTGTCTGGCTACAGCCTGAAGATGGGTTCTTCAGTTAACATTGTTATGTTTATTCTTGTGATACTTAACTCCAGTTTGAATCCTGTGATTTACGCCTTTTTTTATCCAtggtttagaaaatctgtcAAACTAATTGTCACCCTTCAGATCCTAAAGCCTCTTTCCTTTCAGGCCAAAGTACTGTAA
- the LOC114858712 gene encoding trace amine-associated receptor 7f-like, whose product METLEEAELCFPQLNASCEKRPRSQSEALLIYSLLPCFSLLTVVLNLLVIISISHFRQLHTPTNLLLLSLAVSDFLVGLLVVPFQILLIEPCWLLGDLACVLCSFLPFISVPATAGNMVLISIDRYVAVCDPLRYPTKFTQKTVKGLILLCWVYSVLYNLLFLFDNLRQTGKFNSCYGECVITINGTVDLVMRFIIPISAIIILYVRVFVVAVSQARSMRSHVAAVKLQRSLTVTVQRSELKAARTLGVVVAVFLMCYCPYFGVSLFGSHFVTGSSVNILMFNMVVFNSCLNPVIYVFVYPWFRKCIKLTFTLQILKSRSCHAKVL is encoded by the exons atggagacactggaggaagctgaactGTGCTTTCCACAACTCAACGCCTCATGCGAGAAGCGCCCACGCAGTCAGTCAGAGGCCTTGCTCATCTACTCCCTGCTGCCCTGTTtttctctgctcactgtggttctcaacttgctggtcatcatctccatctcccacttcag gcagctccacactcccaccaacctcctcctcctctctctggctgtgtctgatTTCCTCGTTGGTCTCCTCGTGGTGCCTTTTCAGATACTTTTAATTGAACCCTGTTGGCTCCTGGGTGACCTGGCATGTGTGCTGTGTTCATTCTTACCTTTTATTAGTGTTCCTGCCACCGCAGGTAACATGGTTCTCATATCAATCGACCGTTATGTGGCCGTTTGTGACCCTTTACGTTACCCCACCAAATTCACTCAAAAAACAGTTAAAGGTCTAATTCTCCTGTGTTGGGTTTACTCTGTTCTCtataaccttttgtttttatttgataaCCTGAGGCAAACAGGCAAATTTAACTCCTGCTATGGAGAATGTGTGATTACTATAAATGGTACTGTTGATCTAGTGATGAGATTTATTATtcccatctcagccatcatcatcctgtatgtgagggtgtttgttgtggctgtgtctcaggctcgttccatgcgctcccacgttgcagctgttaaactgcagcgttcactgactgtgactgttcagaggtcagagctgaaagcagccaggactctgggtgtggttgttgctgtgtttctcatGTGTTATTGTCCATATTTTGGTGTTTCTCTTTTTGGCTCCCACTTTGTCACTGGTTCTTCAGTTAATATTCTTATGTTTAATATGGTAGTATTTAACTCCTGTCTGAACCCTGTAATTTACGTCTTTGTGTATccctggttcagaaaatgtATCAAACTGACTTTTACCCTTCAGATACTGAAGTCTCGTTCCTGTCATGCCAAAGTACTGTaa